A window from Pyrococcus yayanosii CH1 encodes these proteins:
- a CDS encoding radical SAM protein — protein sequence MIVAIIDGYTDEPAGLGVPPYLGIYLRYAYGAVKKAQKDASIFYLTIDDLRATFEGEDGIRTKNKTPNFPKVRDILDKADLIVYIGGLHTPGKYLSAVPGSVEEVSRFLRPYKAVKVLGGPAFMGSARMGGVKITSRELRLAEEVFDHVVYGDLEAFLFDLLSGKELDPFRFRTYEELRDYALLGAEVVRQFPGYPAFVIAEIEAQRGCPKAMGIGGCSFCTEPVRYPVVENRPPEDVAAEVGTLYALGVRHFRVGRQSCIFSYGARPNGRVPIPNPEAVERLFRAIRQKAPHVKTLHVDNANPAVIANYPEESRRIAKTLIEYGTPGNVVAFGLESADPKVAKLNNLNATPEETYEAVKLLNEVGARRGPNGMPWLLPGINIIFGLPGETKRSYELTFQFLKRLLDDGLLVRRINIRQVVVFPGTPIWHMRDKVKTEKHRHLIKHYRYKIRHEIDLPMLKRIVPVGTILRDVRMEVHENGLTLGRQFGSYPLIVGVPKPLKLDRYYDVMIVDHGLRSVTGIPVPINVNREPSRVLEWLPGIGRKRAAKIIAKRPFRSEEEFLRLVPEELREVYKGRVSID from the coding sequence ATGATAGTGGCAATAATAGACGGCTACACAGATGAGCCAGCCGGTCTTGGCGTTCCTCCTTACCTCGGCATCTATCTGAGATACGCCTACGGGGCCGTAAAGAAGGCGCAGAAGGACGCGAGCATCTTCTACCTGACGATAGACGACCTTAGGGCAACCTTCGAGGGAGAAGACGGCATAAGGACGAAGAACAAGACACCAAACTTCCCGAAAGTCCGTGATATCCTTGATAAGGCAGACCTGATAGTCTACATCGGCGGCCTACACACGCCCGGCAAATACCTCTCCGCGGTTCCGGGGAGCGTTGAGGAGGTTTCCCGCTTCCTGAGGCCCTACAAGGCCGTCAAGGTTCTGGGCGGCCCCGCCTTCATGGGATCCGCCAGGATGGGCGGCGTGAAGATAACGTCAAGGGAGCTGAGACTCGCCGAGGAAGTCTTTGACCACGTCGTCTATGGCGACCTCGAGGCTTTCCTCTTCGATCTACTGAGCGGTAAAGAGCTAGATCCCTTCCGCTTCAGAACGTATGAAGAGCTTCGCGACTACGCCCTCTTAGGGGCCGAGGTCGTGAGGCAGTTCCCCGGATATCCGGCCTTTGTGATAGCCGAAATAGAGGCGCAGAGAGGTTGTCCAAAGGCCATGGGAATTGGGGGCTGTTCGTTCTGCACGGAACCAGTTCGCTATCCCGTCGTTGAGAACAGGCCTCCTGAGGATGTCGCCGCTGAGGTAGGAACTCTCTACGCCCTCGGAGTAAGGCACTTCCGCGTCGGAAGGCAGAGTTGTATTTTCTCATATGGGGCGAGGCCGAACGGCAGGGTTCCGATACCAAATCCCGAGGCCGTGGAGAGGCTCTTTCGGGCCATTCGGCAAAAAGCTCCCCATGTGAAGACGCTCCACGTTGACAATGCTAACCCGGCGGTCATAGCCAACTACCCGGAGGAAAGCAGGAGGATAGCGAAGACCCTGATTGAATACGGCACGCCTGGCAACGTTGTGGCCTTTGGCCTTGAGAGCGCCGACCCGAAGGTTGCCAAGCTCAACAACCTGAACGCGACCCCCGAGGAGACCTATGAGGCTGTGAAGCTCCTTAATGAAGTTGGTGCCAGGAGGGGTCCTAATGGCATGCCCTGGTTGTTGCCTGGCATAAATATAATCTTCGGCTTGCCCGGTGAGACGAAGAGGAGCTATGAACTGACCTTCCAGTTCCTTAAGAGGCTACTCGATGATGGCCTACTCGTGAGAAGGATAAACATAAGGCAGGTAGTCGTCTTCCCGGGAACTCCTATCTGGCATATGCGTGACAAGGTGAAGACGGAGAAGCACAGGCACCTGATAAAGCATTACCGCTACAAGATAAGGCACGAGATAGACCTGCCCATGCTGAAGCGCATAGTTCCTGTCGGGACGATTCTGAGGGATGTCAGGATGGAGGTTCACGAGAACGGGCTCACCCTTGGCAGGCAGTTCGGTAGCTACCCCCTCATCGTCGGGGTCCCCAAGCCTCTCAAGCTGGACCGCTACTACGACGTTATGATAGTTGACCACGGGCTTAGGAGCGTTACGGGGATTCCCGTGCCCATCAACGTCAACAGGGAGCCTTCCAGGGTTTTGGAGTGGCTGCCCGGTATAGGGAGGAAGAGAGCCGCCAAGATAATAGCCAAGAGACCCTTCAGGAGCGAGGAAGAGTTTCTCAGGCTCGTGCCAGAGGAGCTTCGGGAGGTTTACAAAGGCAGGGTGAGCATTGATTAA
- a CDS encoding AAA family ATPase has protein sequence MIVAENLTKKFGPICALDNVSVKIDEGITLIVGPNGGGKSTFLKLNS, from the coding sequence ATGATAGTCGCGGAGAACCTAACCAAAAAGTTTGGCCCCATATGTGCCTTAGACAACGTCTCGGTTAAGATTGACGAAGGTATAACCCTAATAGTCGGTCCGAACGGTGGAGGGAAATCAACATTCTTGAAGCTTAATTCTTGA
- the thpR gene encoding RNA 2',3'-cyclic phosphodiesterase, with protein sequence MRAFIAIDVADNVRSAIVRAQEFIGTKDAKIKFVEPENLHITLKFLGEITEEQAEEIKAILSRIAAKFKKHEVRVRGIGVFPNPNYVRVIWAGVENDEQIRAMAREIDEALAKLGFKRDKEFVAHVTIGRVKFVKDKLGLAEKLRALANEDFGTFRVEAIELKKSTLTPKGPIYETLARFELAE encoded by the coding sequence ATGAGGGCCTTCATAGCCATAGACGTGGCTGACAACGTCAGGTCCGCCATAGTCAGAGCCCAGGAGTTCATTGGCACAAAGGATGCCAAGATAAAGTTCGTCGAGCCCGAGAACCTCCACATAACACTCAAGTTCCTCGGAGAAATAACGGAGGAGCAGGCTGAGGAGATAAAGGCCATTCTCAGTAGGATAGCGGCCAAGTTCAAGAAGCATGAGGTCAGGGTGAGGGGGATTGGAGTCTTTCCGAACCCTAACTACGTTCGCGTAATCTGGGCGGGTGTGGAGAACGATGAGCAGATTAGAGCTATGGCGAGGGAGATAGATGAGGCCTTAGCCAAGCTCGGCTTCAAGAGGGACAAGGAATTCGTGGCCCACGTGACGATAGGTAGGGTGAAGTTCGTCAAGGACAAGCTTGGCCTCGCCGAGAAGCTCAGGGCCCTGGCTAATGAGGACTTCGGGACCTTCAGGGTGGAGGCGATAGAGCTGAAGAAGAGCACCCTCACGCCGAAGGGTCCCATATATGAAACACTCGCGAGGTTCGAGCTGGCTGAGTAA
- a CDS encoding ATP-binding cassette domain-containing protein, with product MKLIVGIYRPTKGKIRVFGEDPWKSKRIKRVIGFSHDPPAFPSFVTGREWLSLFSREKGSGDEDVDRVADIFGIDFLDLRIDKYSSGMRKLLAISQAFIGNPKLVILDEPFSGLDFKNVKGVIKVIREFKEVGVNFIIVSHMWEPLVPLADWIIMISNGKVIVNGPTESAKGEIERIFRETFATT from the coding sequence TTGAAGCTTATAGTTGGAATATACAGACCTACCAAGGGAAAGATAAGGGTTTTTGGGGAGGATCCATGGAAAAGCAAGAGGATAAAGAGAGTAATTGGATTCTCGCACGATCCGCCAGCATTTCCCAGCTTTGTGACTGGTAGGGAATGGCTTTCATTATTTTCCAGGGAGAAAGGAAGCGGAGACGAAGACGTTGATAGGGTTGCAGATATCTTTGGCATCGATTTCCTAGATCTTAGAATCGACAAGTACTCCTCAGGAATGAGAAAGCTCTTGGCGATATCTCAAGCCTTCATTGGAAATCCAAAGTTGGTAATATTAGACGAACCATTTTCGGGCTTAGATTTTAAAAACGTTAAAGGGGTCATCAAGGTGATTAGGGAGTTCAAAGAAGTTGGTGTGAACTTCATAATCGTGAGCCACATGTGGGAACCTTTAGTTCCCCTTGCAGACTGGATTATAATGATCTCTAATGGGAAAGTTATTGTAAACGGCCCCACTGAAAGTGCAAAGGGGGAAATAGAGAGGATTTTCAGAGAAACGTTTGCCACCACGTAA
- a CDS encoding phosphoribosyltransferase → MDKVYLTWWQVDRAIFALAEKLREYRPDVIVGVARGGLIPAVRLSHILNDVPLKVIDVKFYKGIDERAEKPVITIPIHGDLKGKKVVIVDDVSDTGKTLEVVIDEVKKLGAKDVKVACLAMKPWTSVVPDYYVFRTDKWIVFPWEEFPVVVRE, encoded by the coding sequence ATGGACAAGGTCTATCTGACCTGGTGGCAGGTTGATAGGGCTATATTCGCCCTTGCCGAGAAGCTCCGGGAATATAGGCCGGACGTCATAGTGGGGGTTGCGAGAGGCGGCCTGATACCAGCCGTGAGGCTCAGCCACATCCTCAACGACGTGCCCCTTAAGGTCATCGACGTGAAGTTCTATAAGGGCATAGACGAGAGGGCCGAGAAGCCCGTCATAACAATCCCGATTCATGGTGATCTGAAGGGGAAGAAGGTCGTGATAGTTGACGATGTGAGCGACACCGGAAAGACCCTTGAAGTTGTCATCGATGAGGTCAAAAAGCTGGGGGCCAAGGATGTAAAGGTCGCCTGCTTGGCCATGAAGCCTTGGACGAGCGTCGTTCCAGACTATTACGTTTTTAGAACTGATAAATGGATAGTCTTCCCCTGGGAGGAGTTCCCGGTCGTGGTGAGGGAGTGA
- the cca gene encoding CCA tRNA nucleotidyltransferase, translated as MDVHEVIERVLARVKPGEGERKLVDSITRELIKIAEEEIEEFGLDVRPVLVGSIAKDTYLSGDHDVDLFLAFPIDVPLKEVREEGFRLARMIGERLEGYEIGYAEHPYVRARYRGFHVDIVPCYDVKDWREVRTAVDRSILHTRWVIENLGGRNDEVRLLKRFFKGLRAYGSEAYVRGFSGYLAEILVIHYGSFLDVLEKADLMLKQKIIDPARWLRREPEIAMKTVGREIKEDNPLIVLDPVDPRRNVAANLSWERFALFYFGAMRFLKSPSEEFFFPRTAVGDYRAELRRKGTHLVTLLFDPPGLVDDVLLPQIEKSARGIARALELEGFTVLGFDYGGDYIFIEVGELSRPAVRVKRGPHFFTEMGRRFYEKNERTWVEGKDLIAEKPQEPYIVDVIEEILERGNVALGKNVREAIRRADILVDFVPRRLEESAYLFLSREQFRV; from the coding sequence ATGGATGTTCATGAAGTCATCGAAAGGGTTCTCGCGAGGGTTAAGCCAGGAGAAGGGGAAAGGAAGTTAGTCGATTCCATAACGCGCGAACTTATCAAGATCGCTGAGGAGGAGATTGAGGAGTTTGGCTTGGACGTGAGGCCCGTCCTCGTTGGCTCCATTGCGAAGGATACCTACCTGTCTGGGGACCATGACGTTGATCTCTTCCTGGCCTTTCCCATCGATGTCCCTCTCAAAGAAGTCAGGGAAGAGGGTTTCCGGCTCGCAAGGATGATAGGTGAGAGGCTGGAAGGGTATGAAATCGGCTACGCGGAACACCCTTACGTCAGGGCCCGATACAGGGGCTTCCACGTTGACATCGTTCCCTGTTACGATGTGAAGGACTGGAGGGAGGTTAGAACGGCAGTTGACAGGTCAATCCTTCATACACGGTGGGTCATCGAGAACCTTGGGGGAAGGAATGACGAGGTGCGGCTCCTCAAGAGGTTCTTCAAAGGGTTAAGGGCATACGGGAGCGAGGCCTACGTCAGGGGATTCTCTGGTTACCTGGCCGAGATCCTGGTTATTCATTACGGCTCCTTCTTGGACGTCTTGGAAAAAGCTGATCTGATGCTGAAGCAGAAAATAATAGATCCCGCCCGCTGGCTTAGGAGGGAGCCTGAGATTGCGATGAAAACGGTTGGGAGGGAGATTAAGGAGGATAATCCTCTTATTGTGCTTGATCCGGTTGATCCGAGAAGGAACGTGGCTGCAAATTTGAGCTGGGAGAGATTCGCGCTCTTTTACTTCGGTGCCATGAGGTTCCTCAAGAGTCCCTCTGAAGAATTCTTCTTCCCCAGGACGGCAGTAGGCGATTACAGGGCTGAGCTCAGAAGGAAGGGGACACACCTCGTGACGCTTCTCTTTGATCCTCCGGGGCTCGTGGATGACGTTCTCCTTCCCCAAATTGAGAAGAGCGCCCGTGGTATCGCCCGGGCCCTTGAGCTTGAAGGATTCACGGTCCTTGGCTTCGACTACGGGGGGGACTACATATTCATCGAAGTCGGTGAGCTCAGCAGACCGGCCGTTAGAGTGAAGAGAGGGCCCCACTTTTTCACGGAGATGGGCCGTCGCTTCTACGAGAAGAATGAAAGGACGTGGGTGGAGGGAAAAGACCTGATTGCCGAGAAACCCCAAGAGCCATATATTGTGGACGTGATAGAGGAAATACTGGAGAGGGGGAACGTCGCTCTGGGCAAGAACGTTCGGGAGGCCATAAGGAGGGCAGACATCCTCGTAGACTTCGTTCCACGCCGCCTTGAGGAATCCGCATACCTGTTCCTCTCAAGGGAACAGTTCAGAGTCTAA
- a CDS encoding PQQ-binding-like beta-propeller repeat protein has translation MKRWISFFILSLLLSPVYLKDTLSQNWEFSDAVISNDGLYALTNESAIIKLDNHGNKVWEAKIPADITLKHLIPTKDGVLLAGEILVRLDGNGNLLWAKNVSTDVVTVLPDGEVAFANKNILGLLSQDGNPLWARRLVLKTNETSPGRGIDLTAVVPLHNAILLIGIATIPNDPKSHLLIGAVSLNGTLLWAKVFDTGYYDRPDVGASFEKSGLVAGVYGGGSDAPWISEYFVLKVSPDGEVEWFNSYYCPHKEEWDDFWSMKVLGMACNGTCAVGTTTGTFIINASGDIERYSNVTGKSLRISNDSILVLSNGTLIMVNPRNGSEGKCYTAKVEFREMPINLTIAKAELKVSDVMVEPVIKRYAADDNTEPGMEGKRGDDRLNVALPAVILAGIALVIGILLRNSR, from the coding sequence GTGAAAAGATGGATTTCATTTTTTATTCTCTCCCTATTGTTATCCCCTGTGTATTTAAAAGACACACTCTCCCAGAACTGGGAGTTCAGTGATGCAGTTATCTCGAACGATGGGCTCTATGCCTTGACCAACGAGAGTGCCATAATAAAACTGGACAACCACGGCAATAAAGTGTGGGAAGCTAAAATCCCAGCGGATATTACACTTAAACACCTTATCCCTACAAAGGATGGCGTTCTTCTCGCAGGTGAGATTCTGGTCAGGCTCGATGGGAATGGAAATCTGTTGTGGGCAAAGAACGTCAGTACAGACGTTGTGACTGTTTTACCCGATGGAGAAGTTGCCTTCGCAAATAAAAACATTCTCGGGCTCTTAAGCCAGGATGGAAATCCCCTCTGGGCCCGCAGGTTAGTTTTGAAAACCAATGAAACCTCTCCTGGGAGGGGAATAGATCTAACAGCCGTTGTCCCACTCCACAACGCCATCTTATTAATCGGAATTGCAACCATTCCAAACGATCCCAAGTCCCACCTTCTTATCGGGGCAGTCTCGTTAAACGGGACTCTCCTCTGGGCAAAAGTTTTTGATACAGGCTACTACGACCGCCCGGACGTTGGGGCGAGCTTTGAAAAAAGCGGCCTTGTGGCTGGTGTTTACGGTGGCGGGAGCGATGCACCGTGGATCTCTGAGTACTTTGTCCTAAAGGTCTCCCCGGACGGTGAAGTTGAGTGGTTTAACTCCTACTACTGCCCCCACAAGGAAGAGTGGGATGACTTCTGGAGCATGAAGGTTCTCGGAATGGCTTGCAATGGCACCTGTGCCGTTGGAACAACGACCGGAACTTTCATAATTAACGCCAGTGGGGACATTGAGCGGTACTCCAACGTTACCGGAAAGTCCCTAAGAATCTCAAATGACTCCATACTCGTGCTCTCCAATGGGACTTTAATCATGGTTAATCCTCGCAATGGAAGTGAGGGGAAATGTTACACGGCGAAAGTCGAGTTTAGGGAAATGCCGATCAATTTGACTATTGCGAAGGCAGAACTCAAAGTTTCCGATGTTATGGTCGAGCCAGTCATCAAGAGGTATGCAGCTGATGATAACACCGAACCAGGTATGGAGGGCAAAAGGGGAGATGACAGACTCAACGTTGCTCTCCCTGCAGTAATACTCGCCGGGATTGCGTTGGTCATAGGGATCCTCCTAAGGAACTCCAGATGA
- a CDS encoding coiled-coil domain-containing protein, giving the protein MKWKPLFAVLLGLLVVWTTFKLDATDIVYSKPSIQTLLTFQNRYNGTSTCTNFDPDIALYEINMTVQKITLDINQKENLLRRLSKEVRTTRDFQLLKEIVELHREIEVLKSKRAFYQRKGQSIRLYKQYLNGEYMGLTSEELKGYKDKIPNPEDVKTPKDVVTKLSIMGEMTFDKIVLIDNEINEILENTTNSKNATEEVVNRIFLLINNQSILWNQLREYAALRDDLQTKSLLSNSNSLAISGAGNHNCQLKSNGKINCREIQRGYYEDFECCLSFYRILSPLKSYQTYTFVGLTPVAVWVGMYSSEFPNVDYHIGDWCTYTFPPDNRESTIRDIYWETAREIGRNWGLNVKSIQIKFFYSARVYRQETRKYEETNLIFQYDCYFSGESVRCLPSPAYRKSLFADPQSPPYRYTTKIVTNPYWLVCKSGGNCNGYGCQYAKWANAHCGGCFAPDKSASQYFAKS; this is encoded by the coding sequence GTGAAGTGGAAGCCGCTGTTCGCAGTCCTGCTGGGACTGCTTGTCGTATGGACAACATTCAAACTGGATGCAACGGACATTGTTTACAGCAAACCTTCGATCCAGACATTACTTACGTTCCAAAATAGATATAACGGTACAAGCACATGTACAAATTTTGATCCGGATATTGCCCTCTATGAGATAAATATGACAGTTCAAAAAATCACGTTAGATATTAACCAAAAAGAAAATCTATTACGTAGACTCTCCAAGGAAGTAAGAACTACAAGGGATTTCCAACTATTGAAGGAGATAGTTGAGCTTCATAGGGAGATCGAAGTGTTAAAAAGCAAAAGGGCATTTTATCAAAGAAAAGGACAGAGCATACGATTATATAAGCAATATCTAAACGGTGAGTATATGGGACTAACAAGTGAGGAGTTGAAGGGATACAAAGACAAGATACCCAACCCCGAAGACGTAAAAACTCCCAAAGACGTCGTAACAAAGCTTTCTATTATGGGTGAGATGACTTTTGATAAAATAGTACTAATTGATAATGAGATAAATGAGATACTCGAAAACACCACCAATTCAAAAAATGCTACGGAAGAGGTTGTCAATAGAATCTTTTTACTGATAAACAATCAGTCAATATTGTGGAACCAACTCAGGGAATATGCAGCATTAAGAGATGATTTACAAACTAAATCTTTGCTATCAAATAGCAACAGCTTAGCTATTAGCGGCGCGGGTAATCATAATTGTCAGTTAAAGAGCAATGGAAAGATAAATTGCAGAGAAATCCAGAGAGGTTATTATGAGGATTTTGAATGTTGTCTGAGCTTTTATAGGATCCTATCCCCACTTAAAAGCTACCAAACTTACACCTTTGTTGGCCTCACACCAGTTGCCGTGTGGGTTGGAATGTACAGTTCAGAGTTCCCAAATGTGGACTATCACATTGGAGACTGGTGCACCTACACATTTCCCCCAGATAACAGAGAATCGACAATCAGGGATATCTATTGGGAGACCGCTCGAGAGATAGGCAGAAACTGGGGACTCAACGTAAAATCTATCCAGATAAAGTTCTTCTACTCAGCAAGGGTATACCGCCAAGAAACAAGGAAATATGAAGAAACAAACTTAATCTTCCAGTATGATTGCTATTTCAGCGGAGAGAGCGTTAGATGCCTACCCTCCCCAGCGTACAGAAAATCCCTATTCGCAGACCCTCAGAGCCCACCATATAGATACACTACTAAGATAGTCACTAATCCTTACTGGCTGGTATGCAAGTCTGGAGGAAATTGCAATGGATACGGTTGCCAATACGCAAAGTGGGCAAACGCACACTGTGGAGGATGCTTCGCGCCAGATAAATCCGCCAGCCAATATTTTGCAAAGTCCTGA